In Stieleria varia, one genomic interval encodes:
- a CDS encoding molybdopterin synthase catalytic subunit, whose translation MMDNINRTFVQLVQTPIRMEPLLPLLDDPDCGAQSWFHGVTRRTTMVDAPSQSEPGSRSQCQITETLFYESHQTMALKQLHELADNALQRFGLSRIVIVHRLGEVPIGEASVVIGCCSAHRRNSFDALPWMMDELKSNVAIWKQERLQDGSTLWVHPTTP comes from the coding sequence ATGATGGACAATATCAATCGAACGTTCGTGCAATTGGTGCAGACTCCGATTCGCATGGAGCCACTGCTGCCTTTGCTGGACGATCCCGACTGCGGAGCGCAAAGTTGGTTTCACGGCGTGACCCGTCGCACCACGATGGTCGACGCCCCATCGCAATCCGAACCGGGCTCGCGTTCGCAGTGCCAAATCACCGAGACGTTGTTCTACGAGTCGCATCAGACGATGGCGTTGAAGCAGTTGCATGAGTTGGCCGACAACGCGTTGCAACGATTTGGGCTTTCTCGGATCGTCATCGTCCATCGCTTGGGTGAGGTCCCCATCGGAGAGGCCAGCGTGGTTATCGGATGCTGCAGCGCGCACCGCCGAAACAGCTTTGACGCGTTGCCTTGGATGATGGACGAGTTGAAATCCAATGTCGCCATTTGGAAGCAAGAGCGTTTGCAGGATGGCTCCACGCTTTGGGTTCATCCCACTACACCATGA